From Pseudomonas sp. B21-028, one genomic window encodes:
- a CDS encoding lipopolysaccharide kinase InaA family protein — MSGWKLEPAYAELAQDFGSLDAVFALQGERLTRDPLSEVIRVQRNGVNYYVKRYVGAGKGLRRYLGRPRVKSEWQNLKRFAKWGIPTAEIVAWGLERHGASYARGAMITRELPHTEDLSALADRHDPRLADRTWVDGVSRQLAGYTRTMHEHRFTHNDLKWRNLLIDDQSQLFLIDCPNGDFWRGFWLNYRITKDLACLDKVAKYHLSATQRLRFYLQYRQRDRLDRCDKKRIRHVVRFFEGRE, encoded by the coding sequence ATGTCGGGTTGGAAACTGGAACCGGCCTACGCCGAGCTGGCGCAGGATTTCGGCAGCCTCGACGCTGTGTTTGCCCTGCAAGGGGAGCGCTTGACCCGCGACCCGCTGTCGGAGGTGATCCGCGTACAGCGCAATGGCGTGAACTACTATGTCAAGCGCTACGTCGGCGCCGGCAAGGGCTTGCGCCGTTACCTGGGCAGGCCGCGAGTCAAGTCCGAATGGCAGAACCTCAAGCGCTTTGCCAAGTGGGGCATCCCCACGGCCGAGATCGTGGCATGGGGCCTGGAGCGTCACGGCGCGTCCTATGCCCGGGGTGCGATGATCACTCGCGAACTGCCCCACACCGAAGACCTCTCGGCCCTGGCCGATCGTCACGACCCGCGGTTGGCCGATCGCACCTGGGTCGATGGAGTGAGTCGGCAACTGGCTGGCTACACCCGGACCATGCACGAGCATCGTTTCACCCATAACGATCTGAAGTGGCGCAATCTGCTGATCGACGATCAGTCACAGCTGTTCCTGATCGACTGCCCGAACGGTGATTTCTGGCGTGGCTTCTGGCTCAATTACCGCATCACCAAGGACCTGGCATGCCTGGATAAAGTCGCCAAGTATCACTTGTCGGCCACCCAGCGCCTGCGTTTCTATCTGCAATACCGCCAACGCGACCGACTCGACAGGTGCGACAAGAAACGCATTCGTCACGTGGTGAGATTTTTCGAGGGGCGTGAATGA
- a CDS encoding capsule biosynthesis protein has translation MVLHPQGHSVVVQMKRQSRQESRIRVDESWARKARELDRYRWKLLRERHGFCASLLRLIRDVLVDVAIGLRARACLRRSVEIAPCEVLLLHSAPKSMALQRKNLLIDALRRRGHQLTEAALRSSSDACAERMLLVPPEPVPLRYLAYAAHAQWLVVTYQPTVLINERNGSLHAPFLRLALAARGARLLHLAHAATLEASRRLSMNDYDYYGLFGSSSLMALQKRKMRFGESTAVLVGSYLADETYNLPVADPALRTLLILGVGPDREKEAGYQETYRLLRDWAAQHPDYRILFKRHPRSKAQFWGAAAQQFPHIELLNSQCSLAQALAQASVVVNIMSNAGIEAGLAGRPVIHVNASGDVDLFSHSLFFGPQVCDQAAFSCQLQWVEQDYLRQVEQARRFADYHLAHGSQGLSKTVQLVDDLLRGVDPAIDFETVPLPAAG, from the coding sequence TTGGTCTTACACCCGCAAGGCCATTCGGTTGTTGTTCAGATGAAGAGGCAATCTCGCCAAGAAAGCCGCATCCGGGTTGACGAAAGTTGGGCACGCAAAGCCCGCGAGCTGGACCGTTATCGATGGAAGCTGCTGCGCGAGCGCCATGGTTTCTGTGCCAGTCTGCTGCGATTGATCCGTGATGTGCTGGTGGACGTGGCCATCGGGCTTCGCGCCAGAGCGTGCCTGAGACGTTCGGTGGAGATTGCTCCCTGCGAGGTGTTACTGCTGCATTCGGCACCCAAGTCCATGGCTTTACAACGCAAAAATCTCCTGATCGACGCTCTGCGCAGGCGTGGGCATCAATTGACCGAGGCGGCGTTGCGCTCGTCGTCGGATGCCTGTGCCGAGCGTATGCTCCTGGTGCCGCCAGAGCCCGTACCTTTACGTTACCTGGCGTACGCCGCCCATGCTCAATGGTTGGTGGTGACGTACCAGCCTACGGTGTTGATCAATGAGCGCAACGGCAGCCTGCACGCGCCTTTCCTGCGCCTGGCACTGGCGGCTCGGGGTGCTCGTCTATTGCATCTGGCCCATGCCGCTACGCTGGAAGCCTCCCGACGCCTGTCGATGAACGACTACGACTATTACGGCCTGTTCGGCAGCAGCTCACTAATGGCCTTGCAGAAACGTAAGATGCGATTCGGTGAATCCACCGCGGTGCTTGTGGGTTCCTACCTGGCCGATGAGACCTATAACCTGCCTGTCGCCGATCCAGCGCTACGTACTTTGCTAATCCTCGGGGTTGGCCCCGACCGGGAAAAAGAGGCAGGTTACCAAGAGACCTATCGCCTGTTGCGCGATTGGGCCGCGCAGCATCCGGACTATCGCATATTGTTCAAGCGGCATCCGCGGAGCAAGGCGCAATTTTGGGGTGCCGCCGCGCAGCAGTTCCCCCACATCGAATTGCTCAATAGCCAATGTTCACTGGCGCAAGCCCTGGCCCAGGCCAGCGTGGTGGTCAATATCATGTCCAATGCTGGTATCGAGGCTGGCCTGGCGGGGCGGCCTGTGATCCACGTAAACGCCAGTGGGGACGTGGATCTCTTTTCCCACTCCTTGTTTTTCGGGCCGCAGGTTTGCGATCAGGCGGCCTTTTCCTGTCAGTTGCAATGGGTCGAGCAGGATTACCTGAGGCAGGTGGAGCAGGCCCGGCGCTTTGCTGATTATCACCTTGCGCACGGTTCTCAGGGGCTTTCGAAGACGGTTCAGTTGGTCGATGACCTGCTGCGCGGTGTGGATCCTGCTATCGATTTCGAAACCGTCCCGCTCCCTGCCGCTGGTTGA
- the rfaP gene encoding lipopolysaccharide core heptose(I) kinase RfaP gives MKLMLAEPFKSLWAGRDAFAEVEALKGEVYRELEARRTLRTEVDGRGFFVKIHRGIGWGEILKNLVTAKLPVLGAGQEWKAIQRLQEVGVPTMTAVAYGEKGQNPADQHSFIVTEELAPTISLEDFSIDWVKHPPQPALKRALIAEVARMTGMMHRAGVNHRDCYICHFLLHTDKPVSPQDFKLSVIDLHRAQTRPAITTRWRNKDLAALYFSALDIGLTRRDKLRFLKGYFQQPLRRILAQEAALLSWLDAKANKLYARKQRYGDAL, from the coding sequence ATGAAATTGATGCTGGCCGAACCGTTCAAGAGCCTTTGGGCCGGGCGCGATGCGTTCGCCGAAGTCGAGGCACTCAAGGGCGAGGTCTATCGTGAACTCGAAGCCCGGCGCACCTTGCGCACGGAGGTGGACGGGCGCGGATTCTTCGTGAAGATCCACCGGGGCATCGGCTGGGGCGAGATTCTCAAGAACCTGGTCACCGCCAAGCTGCCGGTCCTCGGTGCGGGGCAGGAGTGGAAAGCCATCCAGCGCTTGCAGGAAGTCGGCGTGCCGACCATGACCGCCGTTGCGTATGGCGAAAAGGGCCAGAACCCGGCGGACCAGCACTCCTTCATCGTTACCGAAGAGCTGGCGCCGACCATCAGCCTCGAAGACTTCAGTATCGACTGGGTCAAGCATCCGCCGCAGCCGGCGCTCAAGCGGGCGCTGATCGCCGAAGTGGCGCGCATGACCGGCATGATGCACCGTGCCGGGGTCAACCATCGCGACTGCTACATCTGCCATTTTCTGCTGCACACCGACAAACCGGTGTCCCCACAGGATTTCAAGCTCTCGGTGATCGACCTGCACCGCGCCCAGACCCGGCCGGCCATCACCACCCGCTGGCGCAACAAGGACCTGGCTGCGCTGTATTTCTCGGCGCTGGACATCGGCTTGACCCGTCGCGACAAGCTGCGCTTTTTGAAGGGCTACTTTCAGCAGCCGCTGCGCCGGATCCTGGCGCAGGAGGCCGCACTGTTGAGCTGGCTCGACGCCAAGGCCAACAAGCTCTATGCCCGTAAACAGCGATACGGGGATGCGCTCTGA
- a CDS encoding lipopolysaccharide kinase InaA family protein: MFLSELKSAGRSPGLPLSLALADAAGPAQLQLLSLLRVLPGQRYVGAGVWRGRPVLAKLLVGSKAARHFQRELQGVRLLAEQGLTTPLLLADGLKDGEGGWLLFELLEGAESLGDAWKQVEHLPLLADEQAAVLAEALGVIAQLHGKGLWQEDLHLDNLLRHDGQLYLIDGAGIRAETPGQPLSRQKVLENLGVFFAQLPKSIEPFTEELLVHYLLGNAEHALPMEALQKQIDKVQAWRLNDFLEKVGRECSLFSVQRGAFGLRAIRRDEEAAMIPVLERADALLDQGHLYKTGGAASVGKVEVGDRTLVIKRYNIKNFAHWLKRFWRPSRAWHSWREGHRLAFLGIATPKPLALLEKRFLWLRRGAYLVTEYLSGPDIIERFAPYVESGEAPEAELLALDRLFADLIRERISHGDLKGHNLFWQQDRWALIDLDSMCQHRTDASFAPAYSRDRARFMRNWPESSALFRVIDQRLPKDISGES, translated from the coding sequence ATGTTTTTGTCCGAATTGAAAAGCGCCGGTCGCAGTCCCGGCCTGCCCCTGAGCCTGGCGCTGGCCGATGCCGCCGGCCCGGCGCAATTGCAGTTGCTGTCGCTGTTGCGGGTGTTGCCGGGCCAGCGTTATGTCGGTGCCGGCGTCTGGCGCGGCCGCCCGGTACTGGCCAAATTGCTGGTCGGCAGCAAGGCCGCCCGGCATTTCCAGCGCGAACTGCAAGGCGTGCGCCTGCTGGCGGAACAGGGTTTGACGACGCCGTTGTTGTTGGCCGACGGTCTGAAAGATGGCGAGGGCGGTTGGTTGTTGTTCGAGTTACTCGAAGGCGCCGAAAGCCTGGGGGATGCCTGGAAACAGGTCGAGCACCTGCCGCTGTTGGCCGACGAGCAAGCGGCGGTGCTGGCCGAGGCCTTGGGGGTCATTGCACAACTGCATGGCAAAGGTTTGTGGCAGGAAGACCTGCACTTGGACAACCTGCTGCGCCACGACGGTCAACTCTATTTGATCGACGGTGCCGGCATCCGTGCCGAGACGCCGGGGCAGCCCTTGTCGCGACAAAAGGTGTTGGAAAATCTTGGGGTGTTTTTCGCCCAGTTACCCAAGTCCATCGAGCCATTCACCGAAGAGTTGCTGGTGCACTATCTGCTGGGCAACGCCGAACACGCACTGCCCATGGAGGCGCTGCAGAAACAGATCGACAAGGTGCAGGCCTGGCGGCTGAACGACTTCCTGGAAAAGGTCGGGCGCGAATGCAGCCTGTTCAGTGTGCAACGTGGGGCTTTCGGCCTGCGGGCGATCCGGCGTGACGAAGAAGCGGCCATGATACCGGTGCTGGAGCGGGCGGATGCCTTGCTGGACCAGGGCCACTTGTACAAGACCGGTGGCGCGGCGAGTGTCGGCAAAGTCGAGGTGGGCGACCGTACCCTGGTCATCAAACGCTACAACATCAAGAATTTCGCCCATTGGCTCAAGCGCTTCTGGCGTCCCAGTCGTGCCTGGCATTCCTGGCGCGAAGGCCATCGCCTGGCGTTTCTCGGCATCGCCACCCCCAAACCCCTGGCGTTGCTGGAAAAGCGCTTCCTGTGGCTGCGGCGTGGTGCCTACCTGGTGACCGAATATCTGTCGGGGCCGGACATCATCGAACGCTTTGCCCCTTACGTCGAAAGTGGCGAGGCGCCCGAAGCCGAGTTGCTGGCGCTGGACCGATTGTTCGCCGACCTGATCCGCGAGCGCATCAGCCACGGCGACCTCAAGGGACACAACCTGTTCTGGCAGCAGGATCGCTGGGCACTGATCGACCTGGATTCCATGTGCCAGCACCGCACCGACGCCAGCTTCGCCCCGGCCTATTCCCGGGATCGGGCGCGGTTCATGCGCAATTGGCCTGAAAGTAGTGCGTTGTTTCGGGTGATTGATCAGCGGTTACCCAAGGATATTTCCGGCGAGTCCTGA
- a CDS encoding carbamoyltransferase has translation MALTILGLSGALSHDPSAALYIDGKLIAAAEEERFVRDKHAKNRMPYESAKFCLEQAGIKPSDVDVVAIPFAPISLFGEARWHYAKRYWYAPDRALDAILMGNRRYKRYRRKIVWCLEQLGFDPKKIKIEPVEHHLAHASSAYHCSGFQEKTAILGIDGKGEYATTFFGYGENGKIHKIKEFFDPDSLGGLYGAITEFLGFEMLDGEFKVMGMAPYGDASKYDFSRLASFENGQLVINTEYANVIGLRRYKEKGKGFYFSPKLIEWLGPKREGDIADEPYIHYAASMQALFEKLALQMIDHYLGDVLKETGKLAFAGGCALNVKLNQKIIARDDVKELFVQPASGDAGTAVGAAAYVSHARGVPVEKMEHVYLGPAYSNEDVIAACARHPSKPAWRKIDNTPERIAKIMVDGNPVAWFQGRMEFGPRALGGRSIIGCPSASGVADRINEQIKFRERWRPFCPSMLDTVAPQMIKVDHPAPFMTFTFEVAEEWKTRVPEVVHEDGTSRAQVLKREYNPRYYDMMKALEVLTGNGVSLNTSLNRRGEPMICSPTDALNMFYGSDLQYLIMEDILVVKDSVDAYD, from the coding sequence GTGGCATTGACGATTCTTGGCCTGTCCGGCGCCCTTAGCCATGATCCTTCCGCAGCGCTGTACATAGACGGCAAGCTGATCGCGGCGGCCGAGGAAGAGCGTTTCGTACGCGATAAACATGCAAAGAACCGCATGCCCTATGAGTCGGCGAAGTTCTGCCTGGAGCAGGCCGGCATCAAGCCATCCGATGTGGATGTGGTGGCAATTCCGTTCGCGCCGATCAGCCTGTTCGGCGAGGCGCGCTGGCACTACGCCAAGCGCTATTGGTATGCCCCGGACCGCGCCCTTGATGCGATCTTGATGGGCAACCGTCGCTACAAGCGCTATCGCCGCAAGATCGTCTGGTGCCTGGAGCAATTGGGCTTCGATCCGAAAAAGATCAAGATCGAGCCGGTCGAGCACCACTTGGCCCACGCCTCCAGCGCGTATCACTGCTCGGGTTTCCAGGAAAAGACCGCGATCCTGGGCATCGACGGCAAGGGTGAGTACGCCACGACCTTCTTCGGCTACGGCGAAAACGGCAAGATCCACAAGATCAAGGAATTCTTCGATCCGGACTCCCTGGGCGGTCTGTATGGTGCGATCACCGAATTCCTTGGCTTTGAAATGCTCGACGGCGAATTCAAGGTCATGGGCATGGCGCCCTACGGCGATGCCAGCAAGTACGATTTCTCGCGCCTGGCCTCGTTTGAGAACGGCCAGTTGGTGATCAACACCGAATACGCCAACGTGATCGGCCTGCGCCGCTATAAAGAGAAGGGCAAGGGGTTCTACTTCTCGCCGAAGCTGATTGAATGGCTCGGTCCCAAGCGCGAAGGCGATATCGCCGACGAGCCGTACATCCATTACGCGGCCAGCATGCAGGCGCTGTTCGAGAAACTCGCGCTGCAGATGATCGACCACTACCTGGGCGACGTGCTCAAGGAAACCGGCAAGCTGGCTTTCGCCGGCGGTTGTGCGTTGAACGTCAAGCTGAACCAGAAGATCATCGCCCGTGACGACGTCAAGGAGCTGTTCGTGCAGCCGGCTTCCGGCGACGCCGGTACCGCGGTGGGCGCGGCCGCCTATGTGTCCCATGCCCGTGGCGTGCCCGTGGAGAAGATGGAACACGTCTACCTCGGCCCGGCCTACAGCAACGAAGACGTGATCGCCGCCTGCGCCCGTCATCCGAGCAAACCGGCGTGGCGCAAGATCGATAACACCCCCGAGCGCATTGCCAAGATCATGGTCGACGGCAACCCGGTGGCCTGGTTCCAGGGCCGCATGGAGTTTGGCCCGCGCGCCCTGGGCGGTCGCTCGATCATCGGTTGCCCGAGCGCCAGCGGCGTGGCTGATCGCATCAACGAGCAGATCAAGTTCCGCGAGCGCTGGAGGCCTTTCTGCCCGTCGATGCTCGACACCGTCGCGCCGCAGATGATCAAGGTCGATCATCCCGCACCCTTCATGACCTTCACGTTCGAAGTGGCCGAAGAGTGGAAAACCCGCGTGCCGGAAGTTGTCCATGAGGACGGTACTTCCCGGGCCCAGGTGCTCAAGCGCGAATACAACCCGCGCTACTACGACATGATGAAAGCCCTGGAAGTCCTGACAGGCAACGGCGTGTCCCTGAACACCTCGCTCAACCGCCGCGGCGAACCGATGATCTGCTCACCGACCGACGCGCTGAACATGTTCTATGGCTCTGACCTGCAATACTTGATCATGGAAGACATTCTGGTGGTCAAAGACAGCGTGGATGCTTATGACTGA
- a CDS encoding lipopolysaccharide kinase InaA family protein has product MTDFLAAEDRPLLERHGLDSFEALWSRQLDAVDEPNTSGDGWSSVFRLELEGRGYYLKRQSNYLTRTLSHPLGEPSFSREFRNISHYRQLGIPALQAVFYGQRKIDGEVRAILLTRALDGWSDLDSLLQGWSALTATHRSTILKACGQLARRLHGMRQVHGCFYPKHIFLQATVDGYQAQLIDLEKTRPLLFGQRDRIKDLEPLLRRASVWNEGEVRQLLATYLDQPPDAALVDRWLTRLTARRSHKEAR; this is encoded by the coding sequence ATGACTGATTTCCTGGCCGCTGAAGACCGGCCATTGCTGGAGCGCCACGGCCTGGACAGTTTCGAGGCCCTGTGGTCCCGGCAACTGGACGCGGTGGACGAACCCAACACTTCGGGAGACGGCTGGAGCAGTGTGTTCCGGTTGGAACTGGAAGGGCGGGGCTATTACCTCAAGCGCCAGAGCAATTACCTGACGCGGACCTTGTCCCACCCCTTAGGTGAGCCAAGTTTTTCCCGGGAGTTTCGCAACATCAGCCATTATCGCCAGCTGGGAATACCGGCCCTGCAAGCGGTGTTCTACGGCCAGCGCAAGATCGACGGCGAGGTGCGGGCAATCCTGCTGACGCGGGCCCTGGATGGCTGGAGTGACCTGGATTCGCTATTGCAGGGGTGGTCGGCGCTGACAGCGACACACCGTTCGACCATCCTGAAGGCCTGTGGTCAATTGGCGCGACGCCTGCACGGCATGCGTCAGGTCCACGGTTGCTTTTACCCCAAGCACATCTTTCTGCAAGCGACTGTCGACGGCTATCAGGCGCAGTTGATCGACCTGGAGAAGACCCGCCCGCTGCTGTTCGGTCAGCGCGACAGGATCAAGGATCTTGAGCCTTTGCTGCGTCGCGCGTCAGTCTGGAATGAGGGCGAGGTTCGCCAGTTGCTGGCTACCTATCTGGACCAGCCGCCGGACGCCGCTCTGGTCGACCGCTGGTTGACCCGCCTGACCGCCCGGCGCAGCCACAAGGAAGCCCGTTGA
- the waaC gene encoding lipopolysaccharide heptosyltransferase I produces the protein MRVLLIKTSSLGDVVHTLPALTDAARAIPGIRFDWVVEEGFAEIPTWHPAVGKVIPVAIRRWRKNLWQTIKSGEWRRFKQSMRAEKYDLVIDAQGLLKSAWLTRYVKAPVAGLDKNSAREPLAARFYSRRLAVARGQHAVERVRQLFAVALGYDLPQSLGNYGLSVDRLVELPRAYPYVVFLHGTTWESKHWPELYWRQLTERMGQFGVVVKLPWGSPLEKARAERIAKGLRNALVLPKLNLGGMGKILAGAQACVAVDTGLGHLAAALDVPTISLLGPTNPVLTGAYGKGQIHLASDFPCAPCMQKQCTYPPTAEDARLFDLKREQPLCFTRLNPERVASHLSTLLAEEPR, from the coding sequence ACGCGGCGCGGGCGATTCCCGGCATCCGCTTCGATTGGGTGGTGGAAGAAGGTTTCGCCGAGATTCCGACCTGGCACCCGGCGGTGGGCAAGGTCATCCCGGTGGCGATCCGTCGCTGGCGCAAGAACCTCTGGCAAACCATCAAAAGTGGCGAGTGGCGCCGCTTCAAGCAAAGCATGCGCGCCGAAAAGTACGACCTGGTCATCGACGCCCAAGGCCTGCTGAAAAGCGCCTGGCTGACCCGCTACGTCAAGGCCCCGGTGGCTGGCCTGGATAAAAACTCAGCCCGTGAACCCCTGGCGGCGCGCTTCTATTCCCGTCGCCTGGCGGTGGCACGCGGTCAACATGCGGTAGAGCGCGTGCGCCAACTGTTCGCCGTGGCGCTGGGCTACGACTTGCCCCAGAGCCTGGGCAATTACGGCCTGAGCGTCGATCGCCTGGTGGAGCTGCCGCGCGCATATCCTTATGTGGTATTCCTGCATGGCACGACCTGGGAGTCCAAGCACTGGCCGGAGTTGTATTGGCGCCAGCTCACCGAGCGCATGGGCCAGTTCGGCGTAGTGGTGAAGTTGCCGTGGGGCAGTCCGTTGGAAAAGGCCCGGGCCGAACGCATCGCCAAAGGGCTGCGCAACGCCCTGGTGTTGCCGAAACTGAACCTGGGCGGGATGGGCAAGATACTGGCCGGCGCCCAGGCCTGTGTGGCTGTGGACACTGGCCTCGGTCACCTGGCCGCCGCCCTGGACGTGCCGACTATCTCACTGCTCGGCCCCACCAACCCGGTGCTGACCGGCGCCTATGGCAAGGGCCAGATCCATCTCGCCAGCGATTTCCCCTGTGCGCCCTGCATGCAGAAACAATGCACTTATCCGCCGACCGCCGAAGATGCCCGTCTGTTTGACCTGAAACGCGAGCAGCCCTTGTGCTTTACGCGACTGAACCCCGAGCGTGTTGCCAGCCACCTGAGCACGTTATTGGCTGAGGAGCCGCGCTGA
- a CDS encoding glycosyltransferase family 4 protein, which produces MQLAFVLYKYFPFGGLQRDFMRIALECQRRGHQIRVYTLIWEGDVPPGFEVLVAPVKALFNHRRNEKLSAWMEADLAKRPVDRLIGFNKMPGLDVYYAADGCFEDKAQTLRNSLYRRWGRYRHFAEYERAVFARDAKTDVLMISEVQQPLFIKHYGTPLERFHLLPPGIAQDRRRPADADAIRAAFRAEFELADDDLLLVQIGSGFKTKGVDRSLKALAALPAELKKRTRLFVIGQDDPKVFQLQSAALGLGDNVRFLKGRSDIPRFLLGADLLIHPAYNENTGTVLLEALVAGLPVLVSAVCGYAHYIAEADSGLVLDEPFEQAQLTKYLERMLGDAEARAAWSRNGLAFAETADLYSMPQHAADVILAEHP; this is translated from the coding sequence ATGCAATTGGCTTTTGTCCTTTATAAATACTTTCCTTTTGGCGGCCTGCAACGTGACTTCATGCGCATCGCCCTGGAGTGCCAGCGGCGTGGTCATCAGATCCGTGTCTATACGTTGATATGGGAAGGTGACGTTCCGCCGGGTTTTGAAGTGTTGGTGGCGCCGGTCAAGGCGTTGTTCAACCACCGTCGCAACGAGAAACTCAGCGCGTGGATGGAAGCCGACCTGGCCAAGCGCCCGGTGGACCGTCTGATCGGCTTCAACAAGATGCCCGGCCTGGACGTCTATTACGCCGCCGACGGCTGTTTCGAAGACAAGGCGCAGACCCTGCGCAATTCCCTGTATCGGCGCTGGGGTCGCTACCGGCACTTCGCCGAGTACGAGCGAGCAGTGTTCGCCAGGGACGCCAAGACAGATGTGCTGATGATTTCCGAAGTCCAGCAGCCGCTGTTCATCAAACATTACGGCACGCCGCTGGAGCGTTTTCATCTGTTGCCGCCGGGCATTGCCCAGGACCGTCGCCGACCCGCCGATGCCGATGCGATTCGTGCCGCGTTCCGTGCCGAGTTCGAGCTAGCCGATGACGATCTGCTATTGGTGCAGATCGGGTCCGGGTTCAAGACCAAGGGCGTGGACCGCAGCCTCAAGGCGCTCGCCGCGCTGCCTGCCGAACTGAAAAAACGTACCCGGCTGTTTGTAATCGGCCAGGACGACCCCAAGGTATTCCAGTTGCAAAGCGCCGCGTTGGGGCTCGGTGACAATGTGCGGTTCCTCAAGGGGCGCAGCGATATCCCGCGTTTCCTCCTGGGCGCCGACCTGTTGATCCATCCGGCGTACAACGAGAACACCGGTACCGTGCTGCTCGAAGCGCTGGTGGCCGGGTTGCCGGTACTGGTCAGCGCGGTATGCGGGTACGCCCATTACATCGCCGAGGCCGACAGTGGACTGGTGCTGGACGAACCGTTCGAACAGGCGCAGCTCACCAAGTACCTGGAGCGGATGCTGGGTGATGCCGAGGCGCGGGCGGCCTGGAGCCGCAATGGTCTGGCCTTCGCTGAAACGGCCGACCTCTACAGCATGCCGCAGCACGCGGCCGATGTGATATTGGCGGAGCACCCGTAA
- a CDS encoding phosphotransferase yields MQKLDHNSYLSLREGANVLEADRKGEKVLRLTDGSILKLFRRKRLLTSALWAPYAERFADNCQTLRERGIECPQVRQVYRIPDIERDAVHYDPLPGRTLRQLLDAEGHDDLRARLGAFVAQLHQAGIYFRSAHLGNLVLTPENTLGLIDIADLRAYPKPLRKSLRLRNFKHMLRYRQDREWLLKDNQFLEHYLGGQNVCDARELNVVLGA; encoded by the coding sequence ATGCAAAAGCTCGACCATAACTCATACCTCAGCCTGCGCGAAGGCGCCAACGTTCTCGAGGCCGATAGGAAAGGGGAGAAAGTGCTGCGCCTGACTGACGGCTCGATTCTCAAGCTGTTTCGCCGCAAGCGGCTGCTGACATCGGCGCTATGGGCTCCTTACGCCGAGCGCTTCGCCGATAATTGCCAGACTCTGCGCGAACGTGGCATTGAGTGCCCCCAAGTCCGTCAGGTCTACCGCATTCCCGACATTGAGCGTGACGCCGTTCACTACGACCCCTTACCTGGCCGCACCCTACGCCAATTGTTGGATGCGGAAGGTCATGATGACCTTCGGGCACGTCTCGGTGCATTCGTAGCGCAGCTGCATCAGGCCGGCATCTATTTTCGCTCCGCCCACTTAGGCAACTTGGTACTGACCCCAGAAAACACTCTGGGGCTGATCGATATCGCCGACCTGCGCGCCTATCCCAAGCCGCTGCGCAAGAGTCTGCGTCTGCGCAACTTCAAACACATGTTGCGTTATCGTCAGGACCGCGAGTGGCTGCTCAAGGACAACCAATTCCTTGAACATTACCTGGGCGGACAAAACGTGTGCGATGCTCGGGAGTTGAACGTGGTCCTGGGCGCCTGA
- a CDS encoding glycosyltransferase family 2 protein has protein sequence MTEVLVSVVIPAYNYAETLPRAVNSVVAQLGDSKAELLVIDDGSTDATPQVLERLLAKHGGIFRVLRKPNGGLSSVRNRGIEEARGDYLIFLDADDEMAPGALAMVAGHIACHPESRMIIGGHWSVFADGRRVRHCVRPLPATPRKRVCAYLLEKTMSLSNGACVMHREVFGPGNYPEHLHNVEDIPVFAQVLAGFTCSVLDQPLALIHKHDDSMRHDLKQSLAAGVGMVDEVFSPARQPHLQDLRKAFMAQRCLSLFRDCYSAGEYAKAKTFYAEAVRIDIRSLVRWSYTRKAIRLLFR, from the coding sequence ATGACTGAGGTTTTGGTTAGCGTTGTAATACCCGCCTATAACTATGCCGAAACCTTGCCGCGTGCGGTGAACTCGGTGGTAGCGCAGTTGGGGGATTCCAAGGCTGAACTGCTGGTAATCGATGACGGTTCCACGGACGCGACGCCGCAAGTCCTGGAGCGGCTGTTGGCGAAACATGGCGGCATCTTCCGGGTGCTGCGTAAGCCCAATGGAGGGTTGTCTTCGGTGCGCAATCGCGGGATCGAAGAGGCTAGGGGGGACTACCTGATTTTTCTCGACGCCGATGATGAGATGGCCCCTGGCGCGCTGGCAATGGTGGCCGGGCATATTGCCTGTCATCCCGAAAGTCGCATGATCATTGGCGGGCATTGGTCGGTGTTCGCCGATGGGCGGCGCGTCCGACACTGCGTCAGGCCACTGCCTGCGACGCCGCGGAAACGGGTTTGTGCCTACTTGCTGGAAAAAACGATGTCGCTGTCCAATGGTGCCTGTGTGATGCACCGCGAAGTGTTCGGCCCGGGCAATTACCCTGAACATTTGCATAACGTCGAGGATATTCCGGTGTTTGCCCAGGTGTTGGCAGGTTTCACCTGCAGCGTACTTGACCAGCCGCTGGCGCTGATCCACAAGCACGACGACAGCATGCGTCATGACCTCAAGCAAAGCTTGGCGGCCGGGGTGGGGATGGTCGACGAAGTGTTTTCACCGGCACGCCAGCCGCACTTGCAAGACTTGCGCAAGGCGTTTATGGCGCAACGTTGTCTGTCGCTGTTCCGCGATTGCTACAGCGCTGGTGAGTACGCCAAGGCCAAGACCTTTTATGCCGAAGCGGTGCGCATCGACATCCGCTCGCTCGTGCGTTGGTCTTACACCCGCAAGGCCATTCGGTTGTTGTTCAGATGA